One Corynebacterium tuberculostearicum DNA window includes the following coding sequences:
- a CDS encoding 5-formyltetrahydrofolate cyclo-ligase, translating to MTSSITAKNELRARLVQARRELSSEDHDAFTAAVRKHLESELTESMTVAAYWPLGSEPGGADFVPWLKEHVSRVLLPISGENGTLTFAEYRGKEAMHTSPLGLNEPQGPSFDSSVLAECDLVLAPAMAVDAKGNRMGKGGGYYDRALEPLPHGKPPVFAMVYPSEFLDELPTEDHDRKVDAVVTAEGITRF from the coding sequence ATGACCTCTTCCATCACCGCCAAAAACGAGCTGCGCGCCCGCTTGGTCCAAGCCCGCCGCGAACTTTCCTCCGAGGACCACGATGCTTTTACCGCCGCCGTGCGCAAGCATCTCGAATCCGAGCTAACCGAGTCCATGACGGTGGCCGCCTACTGGCCTTTGGGCTCTGAGCCCGGTGGTGCGGACTTTGTGCCGTGGCTCAAGGAGCATGTCTCCCGCGTCCTCCTGCCGATTTCCGGTGAGAATGGCACGTTGACCTTTGCCGAATACCGCGGCAAGGAAGCCATGCACACTAGCCCATTGGGTTTGAATGAGCCTCAGGGCCCAAGCTTTGATAGCAGCGTGCTGGCCGAGTGCGATCTGGTGCTCGCCCCCGCCATGGCGGTAGATGCCAAGGGCAACCGCATGGGCAAGGGCGGTGGCTACTATGACCGCGCGCTAGAGCCGCTTCCCCACGGCAAGCCGCCGGTTTTCGCCATGGTCTACCCTTCCGAATTCCTAGACGAGCTGCCTACCGAGGACCATGACCGCAAGGTTGATGCCGTCGTCACCGCAGAGGGCATCACACGCTTCTAG
- a CDS encoding SAF domain-containing protein, producing the protein MPRLISTLRTPGHRRGVVVRRAIAVALLIAALASALSAAKELPRVPVFSRDLPAGAELALADVDLARLPASSIPDSAVAAKPEELTGRVITAAAGKGEVVTDARLLGEDLVSSLVGGSDAAAARMIPVKLAEPDIIPHLHHGDTVDVVTAVDAASAPAAEGSAPATPTARVIATGGRVVSTSSAEGEASSSTVLLALPHDHANDVAAASLSQPLTVVIVGDRAHPQQR; encoded by the coding sequence ATGCCCCGCCTCATTTCCACCCTTCGCACTCCTGGCCACCGCCGCGGCGTTGTAGTGCGCCGCGCCATTGCGGTGGCCCTTCTTATTGCCGCGCTGGCTTCGGCCTTATCTGCGGCCAAGGAGCTGCCGCGCGTTCCCGTCTTTAGCCGCGATCTGCCTGCGGGCGCGGAGCTGGCGCTTGCCGACGTCGACTTGGCCCGCCTTCCTGCCTCCTCCATCCCCGATTCCGCAGTAGCGGCAAAGCCAGAAGAACTCACCGGCCGCGTTATTACCGCCGCAGCCGGCAAGGGTGAGGTGGTCACCGATGCGCGCCTTCTAGGAGAAGACCTCGTCTCCAGCTTGGTCGGTGGCTCCGACGCCGCGGCTGCGCGGATGATCCCGGTGAAGCTCGCCGAGCCAGACATCATCCCCCACCTGCACCATGGCGATACCGTGGACGTGGTAACCGCCGTCGACGCCGCATCCGCCCCAGCCGCAGAGGGGTCGGCTCCCGCAACGCCCACCGCGCGCGTTATCGCCACCGGCGGGCGCGTGGTGTCGACCTCCAGCGCCGAAGGCGAGGCCTCTTCCTCTACTGTTTTGCTCGCGCTGCCCCATGACCACGCCAATGATGTAGCCGCTGCGTCGCTAAGCCAGCCACTCACTGTAGTTATCGTGGGTGACCGCGCTCACCCACAGCAACGCTAG
- the mscL gene encoding large conductance mechanosensitive channel protein MscL → MLKGFKDFIMRGNVIELATAVIIGSAFTAIVTAVTDSIIQPIINSLGSAEVDGLGFQITDNKNTFVDFGAVITAAINFLIIAAVVYFLIVMPLNKLTEAAKRRHGVDPEAPAPTSEELLAEIRDLLEAQNVSDKDIPGTGIDGSARGAADADHGSTGGGRHQA, encoded by the coding sequence ATGCTCAAGGGTTTTAAAGACTTCATTATGCGCGGCAACGTCATCGAACTTGCCACCGCAGTCATCATCGGCTCCGCCTTCACCGCGATCGTCACCGCCGTTACTGACTCCATCATCCAGCCGATCATCAATTCCCTTGGCTCTGCTGAGGTGGACGGCCTAGGCTTCCAGATCACCGACAACAAGAACACGTTTGTTGACTTCGGCGCAGTAATCACTGCAGCGATTAACTTCCTCATCATCGCCGCGGTGGTTTACTTCCTCATCGTCATGCCACTCAATAAGCTCACCGAGGCCGCTAAGCGCCGCCACGGTGTAGACCCTGAGGCCCCTGCCCCAACCTCCGAGGAATTGCTCGCGGAAATCCGCGACCTGCTCGAGGCCCAGAATGTCTCCGATAAGGACATCCCGGGTACCGGCATTGACGGTTCCGCCCGCGGCGCTGCCGACGCCGATCACGGTTCTACCGGCGGCGGTCGCCACCAGGCCTAG
- a CDS encoding MogA/MoaB family molybdenum cofactor biosynthesis protein, which translates to MPDSQHDVTDSAQPDGANKRDSLMDLAEPDDAFLLASEQEDSLAAPRRGLIVIVTDHPGEQSDSTSQLVSELLAEANFRVDGAIVVRSKKSKIRQAIETAVVGGVDLVLTVGGTGVGPRDKTPEATRSVIDKMVPGVAQALRSSGQACGAVDACTSRGLSGVSGSTVVVNLASSRAAVRDGMATLAPLVHHLIDQLQQSSVQ; encoded by the coding sequence ATGCCAGATTCGCAGCACGATGTGACCGACTCCGCGCAGCCCGACGGCGCGAATAAGCGCGATTCCTTGATGGATCTAGCCGAACCCGATGATGCCTTCTTGTTAGCAAGCGAGCAGGAGGATAGCCTTGCTGCCCCGCGCCGCGGGCTCATCGTTATTGTCACCGATCATCCCGGTGAGCAATCCGATAGCACTTCGCAGCTGGTAAGCGAGCTGCTCGCGGAGGCTAATTTCCGCGTTGATGGCGCCATCGTGGTGCGTTCCAAGAAATCCAAGATCCGCCAGGCCATTGAGACCGCTGTGGTCGGTGGCGTGGATTTGGTCCTCACCGTCGGCGGCACCGGCGTGGGCCCGCGCGATAAGACTCCGGAGGCTACCCGCTCCGTGATCGATAAGATGGTTCCGGGTGTGGCCCAGGCGCTGCGTTCTTCTGGCCAAGCTTGTGGCGCGGTGGATGCCTGCACGTCCCGCGGCCTATCGGGCGTTTCGGGCTCTACCGTCGTGGTCAACCTTGCCTCGTCGCGCGCTGCCGTCCGCGATGGCATGGCTACCTTGGCGCCTCTGGTGCACCACCTCATTGACCAGCTGCAGCAGTCTAGCGTCCAGTAA
- a CDS encoding S1C family serine protease, translating into MNMRNDDYRGFDGNSPEGASQEGPGRADPVQGGPNFGETNQQDAVAGNAGPYSDGFGLHSDAGAQAQETGSYSQGWNQPRGGAEGNDQRTLGSLGPYPNAPQAQNFSGQGQEGPMVTPLPPQPEQKKKIGLGATTALAAVAAIAAGSIAGAVVGMSSGGGNNDTSVVNEALKAEPANNSTGKEPEQGSVEEVASKVLPSVVSIQTMTRTGGAEGSGSVISPDGYVLTNHHVVAGAEHGGMMQVTMNDGSKHDAEVVASDANTDVAIVKIKDVKDLPFLQFGDSDSVAVGQEVVAVGSPLGLNATVTSGIVSAKNRPVRASQEGGESSLIDAIQTDAAVNPGNSGGPLVDRDGNIVGMNSMIASLSNSSSGEGGSIGLGFAIPSNFAKRMADELINDGKVSHPTLGVKVLARDDGNGARIAEVESGGPADKAGLKDGDIVTRVNDRLIENADALIAAARSQDFGATVTLEVTREDSEETRQVEVTLSGE; encoded by the coding sequence ATGAACATGAGGAATGACGATTACCGAGGCTTTGATGGGAACTCCCCGGAGGGAGCGTCCCAGGAAGGCCCGGGTAGGGCCGATCCGGTTCAGGGTGGTCCGAACTTTGGAGAAACCAACCAGCAAGATGCCGTGGCTGGCAACGCTGGCCCCTACAGTGACGGATTTGGTCTTCACAGCGACGCTGGCGCGCAGGCACAAGAGACCGGCTCCTATTCGCAAGGCTGGAATCAACCGCGCGGCGGTGCTGAAGGCAATGACCAGCGAACGCTAGGTTCGCTGGGGCCCTATCCGAATGCCCCACAGGCCCAAAACTTTAGCGGTCAGGGACAGGAAGGCCCGATGGTCACCCCGCTGCCTCCGCAGCCGGAGCAAAAGAAGAAAATTGGCTTGGGCGCCACCACCGCTCTGGCGGCCGTCGCTGCCATCGCCGCAGGCTCGATCGCCGGCGCTGTGGTCGGCATGAGTTCCGGGGGAGGCAATAACGATACCTCCGTGGTCAATGAAGCCCTTAAGGCTGAGCCGGCGAACAATAGCACCGGTAAGGAACCGGAGCAGGGTTCCGTTGAAGAAGTTGCCTCCAAGGTTTTGCCCTCGGTGGTTTCTATCCAGACGATGACTCGTACTGGTGGCGCTGAAGGCTCTGGTTCTGTCATCTCCCCAGACGGCTATGTTTTGACCAACCACCACGTGGTTGCCGGTGCTGAGCACGGTGGCATGATGCAGGTGACCATGAATGACGGCAGTAAGCATGATGCTGAGGTGGTGGCCTCGGATGCGAATACGGACGTGGCCATCGTGAAAATCAAGGACGTCAAAGACCTGCCCTTCTTGCAATTCGGTGACTCCGATTCCGTTGCTGTGGGCCAAGAGGTAGTGGCCGTGGGCTCTCCTTTGGGGCTAAACGCGACCGTGACCTCCGGTATCGTATCGGCAAAGAACCGTCCCGTTCGCGCTTCCCAGGAAGGCGGCGAATCTTCATTGATTGACGCCATTCAGACCGATGCCGCAGTAAACCCTGGCAACTCGGGCGGTCCGTTGGTGGATCGAGACGGCAATATCGTGGGCATGAACTCCATGATTGCTTCGCTGTCTAATAGTTCCTCCGGCGAGGGCGGCTCCATTGGCTTGGGCTTTGCCATTCCATCCAACTTTGCCAAGCGAATGGCAGATGAGCTCATCAATGACGGCAAAGTTTCTCACCCGACCCTTGGCGTGAAGGTGCTAGCGCGCGACGACGGCAATGGTGCCCGCATCGCCGAGGTAGAGTCGGGCGGCCCGGCAGATAAGGCGGGCTTAAAGGATGGCGACATTGTCACCCGCGTCAACGATCGCCTGATTGAAAACGCCGATGCGCTTATTGCGGCGGCGCGATCGCAAGACTTTGGTGCGACGGTGACCTTGGAGGTTACCCGCGAAGACTCGGAAGAAACCCGTCAGGTAGAGGTAACCCTCTCAGGCGAGTAA
- a CDS encoding HAMP domain-containing sensor histidine kinase, which translates to MILRKPASPAVASGKVQSTPLTEFSEPQGSWASRAPLRWRLATVTGLVVAVAVALMTLATYWVVSLSLTASVDDRLEAKADVLLRQSQDPRFMDNVDQEIEDFKSYNPGTRVALSPPSMSFSYGDTIPVGGDFHRTEDYTETSVRTVGGERVLAKRHDLGSTVVVAQSLAPTQELIAILGTVLLIIVALGIVLAIFAGLIVSKTGMQPIARLKRAVDYVTQTNDLRPIEVSNNDEMAQLTTSFNQMLEALQESRSQQSQFVADAGHELKTPLTSMRTNIELLMMLNRAGGGFGMSDEDRRDLEDDVMSQMNELSTLIGDLVDLAREDGNEREPEPVDLCEVMMASLERARRRRPDVEFLVRFIPWELDGDPFALGRATLNLMDNAAKWSPATGTVRVSMEQLSTHEVRLRFDDSGPGIAPEEREKVFERFYRSAEARSMPGSGLGLAIVKSVIERHDGTIKIRESNDGGTRMEIILPGKPVTGEIFVDGLAEPQEGLPGGKEDSIDRGEIFAQRWFNQS; encoded by the coding sequence GTGATTTTAAGGAAGCCCGCTTCCCCTGCGGTGGCTTCCGGGAAAGTACAGTCCACCCCTCTTACCGAGTTCTCTGAGCCTCAGGGGAGTTGGGCTTCACGGGCGCCACTGCGGTGGCGCCTTGCTACTGTTACGGGCCTTGTGGTGGCCGTAGCCGTTGCCTTGATGACGTTGGCAACGTATTGGGTAGTTTCTCTGTCCCTTACTGCCTCCGTCGACGACCGCCTGGAGGCCAAGGCCGATGTCTTGTTGCGGCAAAGCCAGGATCCACGGTTCATGGATAACGTGGACCAGGAGATCGAGGACTTTAAGTCCTATAACCCTGGCACCCGCGTAGCCCTATCACCGCCCTCCATGAGCTTTTCCTACGGCGACACCATTCCTGTGGGCGGGGACTTCCATCGGACGGAGGATTACACGGAAACTTCCGTGCGTACCGTGGGCGGCGAGCGAGTGCTGGCCAAGCGTCATGATCTTGGTTCTACCGTGGTCGTCGCTCAGTCTCTCGCTCCTACGCAAGAGCTCATCGCCATCTTGGGCACGGTGCTACTGATTATCGTTGCCCTTGGCATCGTGCTCGCCATTTTTGCAGGCCTCATCGTGTCCAAAACCGGTATGCAACCCATCGCCCGGCTGAAGCGAGCGGTGGATTACGTGACGCAGACCAACGACCTGCGCCCTATTGAGGTCTCTAATAACGACGAGATGGCGCAGTTGACCACCTCCTTTAACCAGATGCTGGAGGCGCTGCAGGAATCCCGTTCGCAGCAGTCTCAGTTCGTAGCCGATGCCGGGCACGAGCTGAAAACCCCGCTGACCTCTATGCGTACCAATATTGAGCTTTTGATGATGCTCAATCGGGCCGGTGGTGGCTTTGGTATGAGCGATGAAGACCGCAGGGACCTCGAAGATGACGTCATGTCCCAGATGAATGAGCTCTCCACCTTGATTGGAGACCTCGTTGATTTGGCGCGTGAGGACGGCAATGAGCGCGAACCGGAGCCGGTGGACCTGTGTGAAGTCATGATGGCTTCGCTGGAGCGTGCGCGCCGCCGCCGTCCCGATGTGGAGTTCTTGGTGCGCTTTATCCCGTGGGAGCTGGACGGCGACCCCTTCGCATTGGGCCGTGCCACGCTTAATCTTATGGATAATGCGGCTAAGTGGTCGCCGGCTACTGGCACGGTGCGCGTGTCTATGGAGCAGCTATCCACCCACGAGGTGCGCCTGCGCTTTGATGACTCCGGGCCTGGCATTGCACCGGAGGAAAGGGAGAAGGTCTTTGAGCGCTTCTATCGTTCGGCAGAAGCGCGCTCCATGCCGGGCTCGGGCTTGGGCTTGGCCATTGTGAAATCGGTGATTGAACGTCACGATGGCACCATCAAGATCCGCGAGTCTAATGATGGTGGTACCCGCATGGAAATCATCTTGCCGGGCAAGCCTGTGACGGGGGAGATTTTCGTGGACGGTTTGGCAGAGCCGCAAGAGGGGCTGCCGGGTGGTAAGGAAGACTCGATCGACCGCGGTGAAATCTTTGCGCAGCGCTGGTTTAATCAGAGCTAG